The genomic region CCGAACACGACATCTGCACCAGACCGATTTTTACTTTTTTGGACATTCCCTGGATTGAAAAATTTACGTTGATTGTTTCTCGCAGTTTACGGTGATTTCAGACGCAGATTATCGCAGAAAAAATCTGTAAAATCTGCGTCTGAAATCACCGTAAATCTGCGAGAAACTAGCCTTCTAATACCAAAAAGAAGAAAAAAGTTCGCTCACGGCCGTCCCGTGCGGGCGCTGCGTTTCAGCTCGCGGATGTCGAACTCAAACGACAACTCGTTCATGCACCTGAAATGGCCGAGCGGGCATTTTTCGTAGCCGATGCGGGAGCAGGGCCGGCAGCCGAGGTTGTTGTTTTCCAGAATGACGAAACTGGTTTTGTACGGATACATACCCAGGTAGGGCGTCGTATTGCCCCAGATGGAATACACCTTTTTCTTCAGCGCCGCGGCGATGTGCATCAGGCCCGTATCGTGGCTGAAGACGATCTTCGCCATCTGGAGCAGTGAGGCCGACTGGTTGAGGTTGTATTTGCCGCAGGCGTTGTAAATCAGGTAATCGCCCAGTTCCTGCCGGATGGCTTCGCCCGTTTCGGCGTCTTCCTTGCCGCCGAGCAGCACAATCGGAAAGTCGATTTTCCGGCACAGTTCGATCAGGCGGGGCAGGGGCAGCTTCTTGGTGGCGTGCTGTCCGCCGATGGCAAACGCCACAAACCGGTGGCGGTGCGTTTCGGGCAGCCATTCCGGCTCCACCTGGTCGCGGTAAGGAATGAAATAATCCAGCCCCTGGTCGTCATTCAGCACGTTGAACGGCCGGACGGTAGCCATGTAGCGGTCCACGATATGCACCGGCGGCATGACGTTGATTTTCAGCCGCACGTACAGCCATTTCCGGAAATTCAGTTTGTCGAAGGTGCGCGACGGCACGCCCAGCCGGAGTTTGATGAGCGACGACCGCAGGTTGTTGTGCAGGTCGATGATGTAGTCGAAACGCTCCGCCCGAAGCTGCCGGATGAGGTCGTTGAGCGACCCGTCGAGGTAGTGGCACTGGTCGATGTACGGATTGTTTTCGACCAGCGACCGGTACGACGCTTTGGTACAGAAATGTACTTCCGCCCCCGGCACCTGTTGTTTCAGGCAGCGGACTACCGGCGTCGTCAGCACGATGTCGCCGATCGACGAAAACCGAATGATGAGAAACTTGGGGGACGTGGTACGCATCAGACTCCAAAATTACGGCTTTCCGCTTAAAGTTCAGGAGCCGGAAAGGTGTTCTTTGATACAGACGCGAAAAAAATCGAAAAGGTTGTAAAAAAGTTGAAGTTTAAACTATAAGGTCAACGGGCTGGTCGGTGCGGCAGCATGCGGAGCCCCGAACGCCCTCAGAACTCCCACCAGCGGGGACGATTTGGTGTCCGGAAAGAGTTGTTCTCACAGACCACGCAGGCCCGCGAGGGCTGGCCGAAATCCACCTGCCGCTGGGCGGGCGGGGAGACCCGGATGTCCCGCCGGTCGACGTACAGCGGCATGACCGTGACCCCGGCGGCACCAAAGTAGCCGAACACCAGCTCTTCCGGACTGGCCAGCGAACGGACGTTGCCCCGCAGAGCCGCCGGAGCCGGGTCGAAGAGGCCGCCCGTGGACTGGGTCAGCTTTTTGGCCGAATTCAGAAATTCGAACGCTCCTTTGCTGAGGTGCTGCTGTTCCACTTCGAGATAATACCGGCTGCTGCTGGTGTAGGGCACCCGCACAATGGACTGGCGACTCAGGGTATTGCCGTTGATCAGCGCGTCGGAATTGATGTTGATGCAGCCGTTGCAGCGGACAATCTCCCAGCAGTTCGTGCAGCACGGATAATCCAGAAAAACATTGTCCTGACCCGGCGGCGACACCGTCCGGCAGGCGTAGATCTGGTTGTAGTGAACCCAGCTCCAGCGGTAGTAATTGTCGGTTTCCTTAGGGTCGTCGAGGTCGGCATACACGTCCCAGCCGTGGACGTCGTTGACGGCGATGGAGAGCGGGTTCTGCCGGTATTCGTAATACAGTTTTTTGATTGGCACGGGCGCGCGCAGCAGTTCCGGCGCCGATTCGTACCGTTTGCCGTCGGCCGTCTGGATGCTGAGGGTGTAGGTCCGGCCTGCCACGCCCCGAAAGCCCGCGGGGGTGGCATAGGTGCCTTTATCGGCCGTTTCG from Tellurirhabdus rosea harbors:
- a CDS encoding DUF4249 domain-containing protein, with product MKKLSRFLSSCATPALLFLLLAVSCVTPFQPEVATMPRALVVDGQITDQPGPHYVRLTRTADYTNAALNLVEIGATLVITDNLNNRQPLTETADKGTYATPAGFRGVAGRTYTLSIQTADGKRYESAPELLRAPVPIKKLYYEYRQNPLSIAVNDVHGWDVYADLDDPKETDNYYRWSWVHYNQIYACRTVSPPGQDNVFLDYPCCTNCWEIVRCNGCININSDALINGNTLSRQSIVRVPYTSSSRYYLEVEQQHLSKGAFEFLNSAKKLTQSTGGLFDPAPAALRGNVRSLASPEELVFGYFGAAGVTVMPLYVDRRDIRVSPPAQRQVDFGQPSRACVVCENNSFRTPNRPRWWEF
- a CDS encoding glycosyltransferase family 9 protein, which gives rise to MRTTSPKFLIIRFSSIGDIVLTTPVVRCLKQQVPGAEVHFCTKASYRSLVENNPYIDQCHYLDGSLNDLIRQLRAERFDYIIDLHNNLRSSLIKLRLGVPSRTFDKLNFRKWLYVRLKINVMPPVHIVDRYMATVRPFNVLNDDQGLDYFIPYRDQVEPEWLPETHRHRFVAFAIGGQHATKKLPLPRLIELCRKIDFPIVLLGGKEDAETGEAIRQELGDYLIYNACGKYNLNQSASLLQMAKIVFSHDTGLMHIAAALKKKVYSIWGNTTPYLGMYPYKTSFVILENNNLGCRPCSRIGYEKCPLGHFRCMNELSFEFDIRELKRSARTGRP